In a genomic window of Pseudoalteromonas ulvae UL12:
- the uvrY gene encoding UvrY/SirA/GacA family response regulator transcription factor encodes MINVLLVDDHELVRTGIKRILDDVRGFKVVGEAKTGEEAVTFCRQNHPDIVLMDMNMPGMGGLEATKKICRYCPDVKVIVLTVHCEDPFPSKVMQIGAHGYLTKSGGHDEMVNAIRAVNSGQRYIAPEIAQQIALAQFSGRSDENPFQSLSDRELQIMLMITRGEKVQNIADQLNLSSKTVNSYRYRMFEKLGIGGDVELTHLAIRHKMIEIDTE; translated from the coding sequence TTGATTAACGTACTTTTAGTTGATGACCATGAGCTGGTAAGAACCGGTATAAAGCGTATATTGGACGATGTTCGTGGCTTTAAAGTAGTCGGTGAAGCCAAAACCGGAGAAGAAGCGGTTACATTTTGTCGTCAGAATCACCCAGATATCGTCTTGATGGACATGAATATGCCAGGCATGGGTGGTCTTGAAGCGACTAAAAAGATTTGTCGTTATTGCCCCGATGTCAAAGTTATTGTGCTGACGGTACATTGTGAAGATCCTTTTCCGAGTAAAGTGATGCAAATTGGAGCGCATGGCTACCTCACCAAATCAGGTGGACATGACGAAATGGTCAATGCGATTCGCGCTGTGAATTCCGGTCAGCGTTATATTGCCCCTGAAATTGCCCAGCAGATTGCGTTGGCACAATTTAGCGGACGCAGTGATGAAAATCCTTTTCAAAGCTTATCTGACCGTGAATTACAAATTATGTTGATGATTACACGTGGTGAAAAGGTACAAAATATTGCAGATCAACTAAATTTGAGTTCTAAAACTGTGAATAGCTATCGCTATAGAATGTTTGAAAAACTTGGCATTGGTGGAGATGTAGAATTAACGCATTTAGCGATTCGTCACAAAATGATTGAAATTGACACCGAATAG
- a CDS encoding LysR substrate-binding domain-containing protein translates to MIDIKHLKTIATLKDTGSLVNTARELFLTQSALSHQIKDLENKLDCQLFERKTHPVRFTPQGMLLLELANEVLPKVEATKCRLKESLNQPISQLRLSVECHACFHWLLPTIKEFNNFWPDIKVDYERGFSYDAIPDLLNDELDLVLTSDTREPDKLEYAHLFDFKLKLIVSPDHPLAKKAYVTALDLKDETIISYPIPKERQDIFKHFIQNARYDGNLKTVDQGLLIFQLVSAGMGVAALPDWLVTPYESQGLIKSIPLGALGLTRPMYLAMKKNMKDNPVYRHFLNTCKQNKR, encoded by the coding sequence ATGATAGACATTAAACACCTGAAAACCATTGCCACGCTGAAAGACACGGGTTCTTTAGTTAATACTGCGCGTGAATTGTTTTTGACTCAATCGGCACTGTCTCATCAAATTAAAGATTTAGAGAATAAGTTAGACTGTCAATTATTTGAACGAAAGACCCATCCAGTGCGCTTCACGCCCCAAGGTATGTTGTTATTAGAATTAGCCAATGAAGTCCTGCCTAAAGTGGAAGCCACCAAATGCAGATTGAAAGAAAGCTTAAATCAGCCGATTTCTCAATTGCGCTTAAGTGTCGAATGCCATGCTTGCTTCCATTGGTTACTGCCAACGATAAAAGAATTCAATAACTTCTGGCCTGACATCAAAGTCGATTATGAACGAGGATTCAGCTACGACGCCATCCCAGATTTACTCAATGATGAATTAGATTTGGTCTTAACTTCAGATACACGAGAGCCCGATAAACTAGAGTACGCACACCTTTTTGACTTTAAATTGAAATTAATTGTTTCACCGGATCATCCGCTTGCAAAAAAAGCGTACGTAACAGCCCTTGATTTAAAAGACGAAACGATTATTTCCTACCCTATCCCGAAAGAGCGCCAAGACATCTTCAAGCATTTTATTCAAAATGCCCGCTACGATGGGAATCTAAAGACCGTCGACCAAGGACTGCTTATTTTTCAATTAGTCAGCGCAGGGATGGGTGTTGCCGCTCTACCAGATTGGCTCGTGACACCATACGAAAGCCAAGGGTTAATAAAATCAATTCCTTTGGGGGCACTGGGCTTAACAAGGCCAATGTATTTAGCCATGAAGAAAAATATGAAAGACAACCCTGTGTATCGACATTTTCTAAACACTTGTAAGCAAAACAAGCGTTAA
- the uvrC gene encoding excinuclease ABC subunit UvrC, translating to MTPNSAPLSSNFIPAEFLKTLSSEPGVYRMLDSDQQVIYVGKAKNLKKRVSSYFRANIPESKTRALVKNITNIEITLTNTETEALLLENNLIKQYMPRYNILLRDDKSYPYILVTDHKHPRIAFHRGARKQKGDYFGPFPSSGAVSESLRLMQKIFPVRQCEDAYYRARSRPCLQYQLKRCSAPCVNKVSDSDYQQEVNFVKLFLSGKSSQVIAALVEKMELASGELNFELAAKIRDQILLLRKMQEQQSVSGNFAEMDVIGFQSLNGLTAIHLLMIRDHKILGSNTFYPKIPKNSEHTEVLSSFLAQYYLSVGRTSRIPKELVLPFTCDEVSVLSEALTQIAEKKVELKVVQRGERAKYLELANKNALNSIITKQSAQDSINKRFAALKHALNLDDIQRMECFDISHTMGENTVASCVVFDSQGPNKKEYRRFNVEGITGGDDYAAMAFALKKRYGKMTDINKVPDVIFIDGGKGQLSQAEQFFANWTLDKLPLLVGVAKGVSRKAGLETLLVDAGRKTINLSADSIALHLIQHIRDESHRFAIAGHRNKRQKQRTQSLLEEIPGVGQKRRQAMLKYLGGMQGVLDASAKQLEKVPGVSVELAEKIFNHLHDKS from the coding sequence TTGACACCGAATAGCGCTCCTTTGTCTAGCAACTTTATCCCAGCAGAGTTTTTAAAAACGTTATCGAGTGAACCAGGTGTGTACCGGATGCTCGATAGCGATCAACAAGTTATTTATGTTGGTAAAGCGAAAAACTTAAAAAAACGAGTCAGTAGCTACTTTCGTGCCAATATCCCAGAAAGTAAAACCCGTGCGTTAGTGAAAAACATTACTAATATTGAAATCACGTTAACCAATACCGAAACCGAAGCACTATTGCTTGAAAATAACCTCATCAAGCAATATATGCCGCGCTACAATATATTGTTACGTGATGATAAGTCTTATCCATATATTTTAGTCACCGATCATAAACATCCCCGCATTGCGTTTCATCGTGGTGCGCGTAAACAAAAGGGTGATTATTTTGGCCCTTTTCCAAGCTCGGGCGCGGTTTCTGAAAGCTTACGCTTAATGCAAAAAATCTTTCCGGTGAGGCAATGTGAAGATGCCTATTACAGAGCGCGGTCTCGACCTTGTTTACAATATCAATTAAAACGCTGCTCAGCTCCGTGTGTGAATAAAGTCTCTGATAGCGACTATCAGCAAGAAGTTAACTTTGTGAAGTTATTTTTAAGTGGAAAATCTTCACAAGTGATTGCTGCATTGGTCGAAAAAATGGAACTCGCCAGTGGTGAGTTGAACTTTGAATTAGCGGCCAAAATAAGAGACCAAATACTGTTACTGCGTAAAATGCAAGAACAGCAATCGGTGAGTGGTAACTTTGCTGAAATGGATGTCATTGGTTTCCAATCTTTAAATGGTCTAACAGCTATTCACTTATTGATGATCCGTGATCACAAAATTTTAGGCAGTAATACTTTTTATCCTAAAATCCCTAAAAATTCGGAACACACCGAAGTATTGTCTTCTTTTTTAGCCCAGTATTATTTATCAGTGGGCCGAACGAGCCGGATTCCAAAAGAATTAGTTTTGCCATTTACTTGTGACGAAGTGTCAGTACTTAGCGAGGCACTGACCCAGATCGCCGAGAAAAAGGTCGAACTGAAAGTTGTGCAACGCGGTGAACGCGCGAAGTATTTAGAGCTAGCCAATAAAAATGCTTTAAACAGTATTATCACAAAACAAAGTGCGCAAGATTCAATTAATAAGCGTTTTGCCGCTTTAAAACATGCGCTCAACCTTGATGATATCCAACGAATGGAGTGTTTTGATATTAGCCACACGATGGGTGAAAACACTGTGGCTTCATGCGTTGTTTTTGATAGTCAGGGACCAAACAAAAAAGAATACCGTCGCTTCAATGTTGAAGGGATAACCGGCGGTGATGATTACGCCGCGATGGCATTTGCGCTAAAAAAACGTTATGGCAAGATGACCGATATTAATAAAGTTCCAGATGTGATTTTTATCGATGGCGGCAAAGGGCAGCTTTCACAAGCTGAGCAATTTTTTGCGAATTGGACTCTCGACAAACTACCACTACTTGTCGGCGTTGCAAAAGGTGTGAGTCGAAAAGCAGGCCTTGAAACCTTATTAGTTGACGCAGGTCGAAAAACGATTAACCTCAGTGCGGATTCAATTGCCTTGCATTTGATTCAACATATTCGTGATGAATCACATCGTTTTGCGATTGCTGGTCATCGAAATAAACGCCAGAAACAACGTACACAATCACTTTTAGAAGAAATACCAGGAGTAGGACAAAAAAGACGTCAAGCCATGTTAAAATACCTTGGTGGCATGCAAGGTGTTCTTGATGCAAGTGCCAAGCAGTTAGAAAAAGTACCCGGGGTCAGCGTTGAGTTGGCTGAAAAGATATTTAATCATTTGCATGACAAAAGCTAA
- the pgsA gene encoding CDP-diacylglycerol--glycerol-3-phosphate 3-phosphatidyltransferase — MWNIPNTLTAFRLALIPVFMAIFYLPYTWAFFAAAFVFWLASVTDILDGYLARKLKQSTPFGAFLDPVADKVMVSVALVILVEHYQSLYVTIPAMVIISREIVISALREWMAEQGKRGNVAVSQLGKIKTAAQMLAIIGLIWQFETWMTQLSFALLYIATLLTFWSMVQYLSAAWSELQKSSY, encoded by the coding sequence ATGTGGAATATTCCAAATACCCTTACAGCCTTTAGACTTGCCTTAATCCCCGTTTTTATGGCGATTTTCTATCTACCTTACACATGGGCATTTTTTGCTGCAGCCTTTGTATTTTGGCTTGCGTCAGTAACCGATATTCTTGATGGTTATTTAGCAAGAAAACTTAAGCAATCAACGCCATTTGGTGCCTTTTTAGATCCTGTCGCTGACAAAGTAATGGTCAGTGTTGCGCTCGTTATTCTTGTTGAACATTATCAAAGCTTGTATGTCACCATTCCTGCAATGGTGATTATTAGTCGCGAAATTGTGATCTCTGCTTTACGGGAATGGATGGCCGAGCAAGGTAAACGCGGAAATGTGGCTGTGTCTCAATTAGGTAAGATAAAAACAGCTGCACAAATGTTAGCGATTATTGGTTTGATTTGGCAATTTGAAACTTGGATGACTCAACTTAGCTTTGCGCTACTATACATTGCAACGTTGCTAACCTTTTGGTCTATGGTGCAATATTTGTCAGCAGCATGGTCAGAATTACAAAAAAGCAGTTATTAA
- a CDS encoding dicarboxylate/amino acid:cation symporter: MNLIVKLVLGIIAGFLIGMYAPTLMVEVIYTAKVLIGELIGFTIPLIILFFITSGIASLPQNSGSLLGKTVGFAYGSTLIAGTLAYLIASLLIPSLGGQLSFDSQSAAEVHALLSVEIPPLMGVMTALVTAFVFGIAISNRGLDNLKVISDQGRDVIDALLSKVIIPALPFYIAGVFAEMTVAGTVFDTLKTFALVLVMALTLHWLWLTVLYVATGIALKRNPLELIKNMLPAYFTALGTMSSAATIPVSLQSSKNNQVKEPIANFCVPLCATIHLSGSTITIVTCATAVMFLSPDLALPTLAGMLPFIFMLGVVMIAAPGAPGGAVMSALGLLTTMLGFNEAAIALMIALYLAQDSFGTACNVTGDGIIALWVDKFSQSK, encoded by the coding sequence ATGAACTTGATTGTAAAACTAGTGCTGGGAATTATCGCTGGCTTCTTAATTGGGATGTATGCGCCCACACTGATGGTTGAAGTGATTTATACCGCTAAAGTGCTTATTGGTGAGTTAATTGGCTTTACTATTCCACTCATTATTTTGTTTTTTATTACATCAGGAATCGCAAGTTTACCGCAAAATTCAGGTTCGTTATTAGGCAAGACTGTTGGTTTTGCTTATGGTTCGACCCTTATTGCTGGAACATTAGCGTATTTAATCGCCAGTTTACTCATTCCAAGTCTAGGTGGTCAGTTGAGTTTTGATAGTCAATCAGCCGCAGAAGTCCACGCATTACTCTCTGTCGAGATCCCACCATTAATGGGGGTGATGACAGCTTTAGTGACTGCTTTTGTATTTGGTATTGCTATTAGTAATCGTGGTTTAGATAATTTGAAAGTTATTTCTGACCAAGGTCGTGATGTAATAGATGCATTATTATCTAAGGTTATTATTCCTGCATTACCTTTTTATATTGCCGGTGTGTTTGCTGAAATGACCGTAGCAGGCACTGTCTTTGATACACTCAAAACATTTGCCTTAGTCCTAGTAATGGCATTGACGCTGCACTGGTTATGGCTAACCGTATTATATGTTGCGACAGGTATAGCCCTGAAACGTAATCCATTAGAGCTTATTAAAAATATGCTACCTGCGTATTTTACTGCATTGGGCACGATGTCGAGCGCGGCCACTATTCCTGTGTCATTACAATCGAGTAAAAACAATCAAGTTAAAGAACCGATTGCTAATTTCTGTGTGCCTTTATGTGCCACTATCCATTTATCAGGTTCCACGATTACCATAGTAACTTGTGCGACGGCCGTGATGTTTTTGTCGCCTGATTTAGCGTTACCAACCCTAGCTGGTATGTTGCCGTTTATTTTTATGTTGGGTGTGGTCATGATTGCAGCACCAGGCGCGCCAGGTGGTGCGGTGATGTCGGCGTTGGGTTTATTAACGACTATGCTCGGGTTTAATGAAGCGGCTATTGCATTAATGATTGCGTTATATTTAGCACAAGATAGTTTTGGGACTGCGTGTAACGTAACGGGCGATGGTATTATTGCCCTATGGGTTGATAAATTTTCACAATCAAAATAG